One genomic region from Vibrio cyclitrophicus encodes:
- the pta gene encoding phosphate acetyltransferase, whose amino-acid sequence MSRTIMLIPTSAGVGLTSVSMGVLRAMERKGVSVSFYKPIAQPRSGGNQPDLTSTIISANSDIKIGEPIAMTKAEALIGSEKMDELLESVVEQYNKINKDAEVTLIEGLVPTRKHPFANQVNAEIAKTLGAEIVFVATPGTDNPTQLKERIEVACSNFGGTKNKNIKGVIINKLNAPVDEAGRTRPDLSEIFDDADSAQQANLEVMQIFNSSPIRVLGCVPWSIDLIATRAVDMAKHLNAEIVNEGEISTRRIKSITFCARSLPHMIEHFKPGSLLVTSADRPDVIVAAALAAKNGVEIGAILLTGGYDIPESIANLCAPAFASGLPIFKAQGNTWQTSLNLQSFNLEVPADDKERIEFVNDHVASHIDGPWIDSLSEGTQGIRRLSPPAFRYQLTEFARKAAKRIVLPEGDEPRTVKAASICAERGIATCVLLGNPEEIRRVAAQQGVELGAGVEIIDSASVRENYVARLVELRGAKGMTEVVAREKLEDSVFLGTMMLEAGEVDGLVSGAVHTTANTIVPPFQIIKTAPDASIVSSIFFMLLPDQVLVYGDCAINPDPTAEQLAEIAIQSADSAAAFGIDPRVAMISYSTGESGKGADVDKVREATKLAQEKRPDLVIDGPLQYDAAIMENVAASKAPNSPVAGKATVFVFPDLNTGNTTYKAVQRSADLVSIGPMLQGMRKPVNDLSRGALVDDIVYTVALTAIQADQAAQAEEKVIN is encoded by the coding sequence ATGTCCCGTACTATTATGCTTATCCCTACAAGCGCTGGTGTTGGTCTTACTAGTGTTAGCATGGGTGTTCTTCGCGCTATGGAGCGTAAAGGCGTAAGTGTTTCTTTCTACAAGCCAATCGCTCAGCCTCGTAGCGGTGGTAACCAACCAGATCTAACGTCTACTATCATCAGCGCAAACAGCGACATTAAGATTGGTGAGCCAATCGCAATGACTAAAGCTGAAGCTTTGATCGGTAGTGAAAAAATGGACGAGCTTCTTGAGTCAGTTGTTGAGCAATACAACAAGATCAACAAAGACGCAGAAGTAACGCTAATCGAAGGCCTAGTTCCTACTCGTAAGCACCCATTTGCTAACCAAGTGAACGCGGAAATCGCGAAAACACTTGGTGCGGAGATCGTATTCGTTGCGACTCCTGGTACTGATAACCCTACTCAGCTTAAAGAGCGTATCGAAGTAGCATGTTCTAACTTCGGCGGTACTAAGAACAAGAACATCAAAGGCGTGATTATCAACAAGCTTAACGCTCCTGTTGATGAAGCTGGCCGTACTCGCCCTGACCTATCTGAAATCTTTGACGATGCAGATAGCGCTCAACAAGCGAACCTTGAAGTAATGCAAATCTTCAACTCTAGTCCTATCCGTGTTCTTGGCTGTGTGCCATGGAGCATCGATCTAATCGCAACTCGTGCGGTTGATATGGCTAAACACCTTAACGCTGAAATCGTTAACGAAGGTGAAATCTCTACTCGTCGTATTAAGAGCATCACTTTCTGTGCACGTTCTTTACCGCACATGATTGAGCACTTCAAGCCAGGTTCACTGCTAGTAACTTCTGCAGACCGCCCTGACGTTATCGTTGCTGCGGCTCTTGCTGCGAAAAACGGTGTTGAAATTGGCGCAATCCTACTGACTGGCGGTTACGACATTCCAGAAAGTATTGCTAACCTTTGTGCACCTGCATTCGCTTCAGGTCTACCGATCTTTAAGGCGCAAGGTAACACTTGGCAGACGTCTCTTAACCTACAGAGCTTCAACCTAGAAGTACCTGCAGACGATAAAGAGCGTATCGAGTTCGTTAACGATCACGTTGCAAGCCACATTGATGGCCCTTGGATTGATTCTCTATCTGAAGGCACTCAAGGTATTCGCCGTCTAAGCCCACCAGCATTCCGTTACCAGTTAACAGAATTCGCTCGTAAAGCGGCTAAGCGCATCGTTCTTCCTGAAGGTGATGAGCCACGTACTGTTAAAGCTGCATCTATCTGTGCTGAACGCGGTATCGCAACATGTGTACTTCTTGGTAACCCTGAAGAAATCCGTCGCGTTGCTGCACAGCAAGGTGTTGAGCTAGGCGCTGGCGTTGAGATCATCGATTCTGCTTCAGTTCGCGAAAACTACGTAGCTCGTCTAGTAGAACTTCGTGGCGCTAAGGGTATGACTGAAGTTGTTGCTCGTGAGAAGCTAGAAGATTCAGTATTCCTAGGCACTATGATGCTTGAAGCTGGTGAAGTTGACGGCCTAGTTTCTGGTGCTGTTCACACAACGGCGAACACAATCGTTCCTCCGTTCCAGATCATCAAGACTGCTCCTGATGCTTCTATCGTATCTTCAATCTTCTTCATGCTTCTGCCTGATCAAGTGCTTGTATACGGTGACTGTGCGATCAACCCAGATCCAACAGCTGAACAGCTTGCTGAAATCGCTATCCAATCTGCAGATTCTGCTGCGGCATTCGGTATCGACCCACGTGTTGCTATGATCTCTTACTCTACTGGTGAATCTGGTAAAGGTGCAGACGTAGATAAAGTACGTGAAGCAACCAAACTTGCTCAAGAGAAACGTCCTGATCTAGTGATCGACGGCCCTCTTCAGTACGACGCAGCAATCATGGAAAACGTAGCCGCTTCTAAAGCGCCTAACTCTCCAGTTGCAGGTAAAGCGACAGTATTCGTATTCCCAGACCTAAACACGGGTAACACGACTTACAAAGCGGTACAGCGTTCAGCAGACCTAGTGTCTATCGGTCCAATGCTTCAAGGTATGCGCAAGCCAGTAAATGACTTGTCTCGTGGTGCTCTAGTAGACGATATCGTTTACACAGTAGCTCTAACAGCTATCCAAGCAGACCAAGCCGCTCAAGCTGAAGAAAAAGTAATTAACTAA